A window from Pokkaliibacter sp. MBI-7 encodes these proteins:
- a CDS encoding DNA-3-methyladenine glycosylase I yields MTDPYIAPDNLPRCRWCGGAPEFLPYHDHEWGFPVADDRRLFEKLCLESFQSGLSWRTILNKRDNFRAAFAQFDFHQVAQFGAVEIERLLQDEGIVRHRGKIEAVINNAQRLLELIDREGSFARFIWRYEPAADSLGAPQTQSTSAESVALSKELKKRGWKFVGPTTVYAFLQSMGLINDHTHECVIRDRVSAARQQFVRP; encoded by the coding sequence ATGACCGATCCCTACATTGCCCCCGATAACCTGCCGCGCTGCCGCTGGTGCGGAGGCGCTCCCGAGTTTCTTCCCTATCACGACCACGAATGGGGCTTCCCGGTGGCCGATGACCGCCGCCTGTTTGAGAAGCTGTGTCTGGAAAGTTTTCAGTCGGGCCTGAGCTGGCGCACCATCCTTAATAAGCGTGATAACTTCCGCGCCGCCTTTGCCCAGTTCGACTTCCATCAGGTCGCCCAGTTTGGCGCAGTGGAGATTGAACGGCTGCTACAGGACGAAGGCATCGTCCGTCATCGCGGCAAGATCGAAGCGGTGATCAACAACGCCCAGCGTCTGCTGGAGCTGATCGACAGGGAAGGCTCCTTTGCCCGCTTCATCTGGCGTTACGAACCGGCGGCCGACAGCCTCGGCGCGCCCCAGACCCAGTCCACCTCGGCAGAATCCGTGGCCCTGTCAAAGGAGCTGAAAAAGCGCGGCTGGAAATTCGTTGGCCCAACCACGGTGTACGCCTTTCTGCAGTCCATGGGGCTGATCAATGACCACACTCACGAATGCGTCATTCGCGACAGAGTCAGCGCAGCACGGCAACAGTTTGTCCGTCCCTGA
- a CDS encoding PLP-dependent aminotransferase family protein, which yields MLDLQGMLPALTDGDVPRFRQLYQAIRQRILNGQLPADSRLPSSRHLASQLQISRNTVMQAYEQLLAEGYIRGATGAGTFVNSLASDSLQQSSTVQDSKATLPGLSQRGQRLSQLGRGGGNSQLILAPGIPELDTFPWTEWRRLLNQDIRRAPRRLANYGQPQGYLPLRQALADYLRESRGVRCDAAQVVVTSGAQQGIELVARLCLEPGDRVWVEDPGYIGARGGFIAADVQLQPMAVDDEGLIPDAQAAAPRLIYLTPSHQYPTGGTLPLARRLALIDLARQWNCWILEDDYDSEYRYEGRPLAAMQGLDPSGRVLYIGTLAKVMFPSLRLGYLVLPEHLVDSFCRYRSLVDYHAPLHTQAAAARFIASGNLLGHIRKMRQLYAARRDYLWQRLLPLVGSEQRCRLPEAGMHLCQRLPEVDDSALSQYLMTQGVGCRALSAHCLQSPARGLVMGYAGYREDEIDRGVSIVQQALEQRPWQR from the coding sequence ATGCTTGATCTGCAAGGTATGCTGCCTGCCCTGACTGATGGCGATGTGCCGCGCTTCCGCCAGCTGTATCAGGCCATCCGGCAGCGTATTCTGAATGGCCAGCTGCCCGCCGACAGCCGTCTGCCCAGTTCACGTCATCTCGCCAGCCAGCTGCAGATCAGCCGCAACACCGTTATGCAGGCTTACGAACAGCTGCTGGCCGAGGGCTATATCCGCGGCGCCACCGGTGCCGGCACCTTCGTCAACTCACTGGCCAGCGACAGCCTGCAGCAGAGCAGCACCGTGCAGGACAGCAAGGCCACCCTGCCCGGTCTGTCACAGCGCGGCCAGCGCCTGAGCCAGCTGGGACGCGGGGGTGGTAACTCGCAGCTGATTCTGGCGCCCGGCATCCCCGAACTGGATACCTTCCCCTGGACCGAATGGCGCCGTCTGCTCAATCAGGATATTCGCCGCGCACCACGGCGGCTGGCCAATTACGGCCAGCCACAGGGCTATCTGCCCCTGCGTCAGGCGCTGGCCGACTATCTGCGTGAATCCCGCGGGGTGCGCTGTGATGCAGCGCAGGTGGTGGTGACCAGTGGCGCCCAGCAGGGCATTGAGCTGGTGGCACGACTGTGTCTGGAGCCCGGTGACCGGGTGTGGGTGGAAGACCCCGGCTATATCGGCGCCCGTGGCGGGTTTATCGCCGCCGATGTGCAGCTGCAGCCCATGGCGGTGGATGACGAAGGGCTGATTCCTGATGCTCAGGCGGCGGCACCACGGCTGATCTACCTGACCCCCTCACACCAGTATCCCACCGGCGGCACCCTGCCTCTGGCACGGCGGCTGGCACTGATCGATCTGGCCCGGCAGTGGAACTGCTGGATTCTGGAAGATGATTATGACTCCGAATACCGCTACGAGGGCCGTCCGCTGGCTGCCATGCAGGGCCTCGACCCGAGCGGCCGGGTGCTGTACATCGGCACGCTGGCCAAAGTGATGTTCCCGTCATTACGGCTGGGCTATCTGGTATTGCCCGAGCATCTGGTCGACAGCTTCTGTCGCTACCGCTCGCTGGTGGACTATCACGCGCCGCTGCATACTCAGGCCGCGGCGGCGCGCTTTATTGCCTCCGGCAACCTGCTTGGCCATATCCGCAAGATGCGTCAGCTCTATGCCGCCCGGCGTGATTATCTGTGGCAGCGCCTGCTGCCGCTGGTCGGCAGTGAGCAGCGTTGTCGCTTACCAGAAGCGGGCATGCATCTGTGCCAGCGCCTGCCGGAGGTCGATGACAGCGCCCTGAGCCAGTACCTGATGACGCAGGGAGTGGGTTGCCGCGCCCTCAGTGCCCACTGCCTGCAGAGCCCGGCCCGCGGGCTGGTGATGGGTTATGCCGGTTATCGTGAGGATGAGATTGATCGCGGCGTGAGCATTGTGCAGCAGGCGCTTGAGCAGCGGCCATGGCAACGCTGA
- a CDS encoding ABC transporter permease, with translation MAKVLSTAALSHNETAMNAASTSLLQRLACWETFLLLVTVAVFFINAAASPYFLDVWNLSDATFNFTEKAIIVLPMAMLIIAREIDLSVASIIALSSTLMGFCAQQGMATPLLVVVGLATGLACGLLNGLLVTRFGLSSIVVTIGNMSLFRGMTYILLGDQVLNQYPASFAYFGQGYVYWAFSFEFVLFLALAVLFYITLHRTNFGRRTYAIGNNPVAAYYSGINVSRHKLVLFVLVGVLSGLASILLTSRLGSTRPTIALGWELSVVTMAVLGGVNILGGAGSISGVVIAAFLMGLVTFGLGLLNVPGIVMSVIVGAMLIVVISLPIISKQLLSRRQGGAG, from the coding sequence ATGGCCAAAGTGCTTTCAACCGCTGCCCTCAGCCATAATGAGACCGCCATGAACGCTGCCAGTACTTCTCTGCTGCAACGCCTGGCCTGCTGGGAAACCTTCCTGCTGCTGGTCACGGTAGCGGTGTTTTTTATCAATGCCGCTGCGTCACCGTATTTTCTCGATGTGTGGAATCTGTCCGATGCCACCTTCAACTTCACCGAAAAGGCCATCATCGTGCTGCCGATGGCGATGCTGATCATCGCCCGTGAAATTGACCTGTCGGTGGCGTCGATCATTGCCCTCAGCTCTACCCTGATGGGCTTCTGCGCCCAGCAGGGCATGGCGACACCCCTGCTGGTGGTGGTCGGGCTGGCTACCGGGCTGGCCTGCGGGCTGCTTAACGGACTGCTGGTGACGCGGTTTGGCCTGTCATCCATCGTCGTCACTATCGGCAACATGAGCCTGTTCCGCGGCATGACCTACATCCTGCTCGGTGATCAGGTGCTGAACCAGTATCCGGCCAGCTTTGCCTACTTTGGTCAGGGCTACGTCTACTGGGCGTTTTCTTTCGAGTTTGTGCTGTTTCTCGCACTGGCCGTGCTGTTCTACATCACCCTGCACCGTACCAACTTCGGCCGGCGTACCTATGCCATCGGCAACAATCCGGTGGCGGCCTACTACTCTGGCATTAATGTCAGCCGCCATAAGCTGGTGCTGTTTGTGCTGGTAGGGGTGTTGTCAGGACTGGCCAGTATTCTGCTGACCTCGCGGCTGGGCAGCACCCGGCCCACCATCGCCCTCGGCTGGGAGCTGAGTGTGGTGACCATGGCGGTGCTGGGTGGCGTCAATATTCTCGGCGGCGCCGGCAGTATCAGCGGGGTGGTGATTGCAGCCTTTCTGATGGGGCTGGTGACCTTTGGTCTGGGCCTGCTCAATGTGCCCGGTATTGTCATGTCCGTCATCGTCGGGGCGATGCTGATTGTAGTGATCAGTCTGCCGATCATCAGTAAACAACTCCTGTCCAGACGACAGGGAGGAGCAGGGTGA
- the rhaS gene encoding rhamnose ABC transporter substrate-binding protein, with product MRLKTLLTCAITSAALAFGGLAQAKEVKIALVVKALGIGFFEAANNGAQEAAKELGDVQVIYTGPTSTTAEGQIEVINSLIAQRVDAIAVSANDTDALVPILKKAQQRGIKVISWDSGVAKDGRQIHLNPSSNQLIGEMNDKLAVEAIKASGAADGEVAILSATPTSTNQNIWIDEMKKASAQYPAMKIVTTVYGDDLADKSYRETVGLLKTYPELKAIVAPTSVGIVAAAQAVQDQGKVGKVYVTGLGLPSELAGHVEAGAVKSFAIWNPIDLGYAATMIAYNLVEGKATDKEVGMGRLGMAKLDADGNAAMGDPFVYDASNVGKFAKIF from the coding sequence ATGCGATTGAAGACACTCCTTACCTGCGCAATTACCAGTGCAGCGCTGGCCTTTGGTGGTCTGGCGCAAGCCAAGGAAGTAAAGATTGCGCTGGTGGTGAAGGCCCTCGGTATCGGCTTCTTTGAGGCCGCCAACAATGGTGCGCAGGAGGCCGCCAAGGAGCTGGGCGATGTGCAGGTGATCTACACCGGCCCGACCAGTACCACCGCTGAAGGCCAGATTGAAGTCATCAACTCCCTGATTGCCCAGCGCGTTGACGCCATTGCCGTGTCAGCCAATGACACGGATGCGCTGGTACCCATTCTGAAGAAGGCCCAGCAACGCGGTATCAAGGTTATTTCCTGGGATTCCGGCGTAGCGAAAGACGGCCGGCAGATTCACCTGAACCCGTCGAGCAACCAGCTGATCGGTGAAATGAACGACAAGCTGGCGGTTGAGGCGATCAAGGCCAGCGGCGCCGCTGACGGTGAAGTGGCCATCCTCAGCGCTACCCCCACCTCCACCAACCAGAACATCTGGATCGACGAAATGAAAAAGGCGTCGGCCCAGTATCCGGCGATGAAAATTGTCACCACCGTTTACGGTGATGATCTGGCCGACAAGAGCTACCGCGAAACCGTCGGCCTGCTGAAAACCTATCCTGAGCTGAAAGCCATCGTCGCTCCCACCTCTGTGGGCATCGTGGCGGCCGCACAGGCCGTGCAGGATCAGGGTAAGGTCGGCAAGGTCTATGTCACCGGGCTGGGGCTGCCCTCCGAGCTGGCAGGGCATGTCGAGGCCGGCGCGGTGAAAAGTTTCGCCATCTGGAATCCTATCGATCTGGGCTACGCCGCCACCATGATTGCCTACAATCTGGTAGAGGGTAAGGCGACCGACAAAGAAGTGGGCATGGGCCGTCTGGGCATGGCTAAGCTCGATGCCGATGGCAACGCGGCGATGGGCGACCCCTTCGTCTACGATGCGTCCAACGTCGGCAAGTTCGCCAAGATATTCTGA
- a CDS encoding L-rhamnose mutarotase — protein sequence MRYASVMQLFPGCAAEYRQRHDAIWPELVALLQGYGIGDYHIWLEDESGRLFASFEASAELDTAALKQEPVMQRWWAMMADIMQTQPGSNEPWARALQPMFYLA from the coding sequence ATGCGCTATGCCTCAGTGATGCAGCTGTTCCCAGGCTGTGCAGCGGAATATCGCCAGCGTCATGATGCCATCTGGCCAGAACTGGTCGCGCTGCTGCAGGGGTATGGCATTGGCGACTACCACATCTGGCTGGAGGACGAGAGTGGCCGGCTGTTCGCCAGTTTTGAAGCATCCGCTGAACTCGACACGGCCGCGTTGAAGCAGGAGCCGGTGATGCAGCGCTGGTGGGCAATGATGGCCGATATCATGCAGACGCAACCGGGTTCCAATGAACCCTGGGCCCGGGCGCTGCAGCCGATGTTCTATCTGGCCTGA
- a CDS encoding DUF3037 domain-containing protein — protein sequence MIKLACQYKIVRFQPYAETEEFANVGVVLFCPATGDICFRLASRLSRVTDFFSEMDRTFFAATLKAAQAELNRLSALISSKSPCERQQLFDYLTEEKEALVRFSDVRLVMAKDIRQKLDELFGHYVQRDFVNRKYREEEMNTKLRQCFRQLEGARKFSKSTVSDGFVEVSIPFVHRTRNDHIEAAIKPLAFDQQSLTKVVEHGDQWLNRAERVIKAHAIDPTRWLFAVEPPRLMKTDQDKKYYGIFINKLKGLGLAVTDFANEAEILRFATA from the coding sequence ATGATCAAGTTGGCCTGCCAGTACAAAATTGTGCGGTTCCAACCCTATGCTGAAACAGAAGAGTTTGCCAATGTAGGTGTAGTGCTATTCTGCCCAGCAACAGGAGATATCTGTTTTCGCCTTGCGAGTAGATTGTCCAGGGTGACCGACTTCTTCAGTGAAATGGACCGTACATTTTTTGCGGCAACCCTGAAGGCAGCCCAAGCTGAATTAAACCGCCTAAGTGCTCTGATCAGCAGTAAGTCCCCATGTGAGCGGCAACAGCTCTTTGACTATCTGACAGAGGAAAAAGAGGCACTGGTGCGATTTTCAGATGTAAGACTAGTGATGGCCAAGGATATCAGGCAGAAGTTAGATGAGTTGTTCGGGCACTATGTACAGAGAGACTTCGTGAACAGGAAATACCGCGAAGAAGAAATGAACACTAAGCTTCGTCAATGTTTCCGCCAATTGGAAGGGGCTCGTAAATTCAGCAAGAGCACAGTTTCTGATGGCTTTGTCGAAGTGAGTATTCCTTTTGTTCATCGCACCAGAAACGATCACATTGAGGCAGCAATCAAGCCTCTAGCCTTTGATCAGCAATCTTTAACGAAAGTCGTCGAACATGGCGATCAATGGTTGAATCGTGCAGAAAGAGTCATCAAAGCGCATGCCATCGACCCTACCCGATGGCTCTTTGCTGTTGAGCCTCCGAGACTCATGAAAACTGACCAAGATAAAAAGTACTATGGGATCTTTATCAATAAGTTGAAAGGCCTTGGGTTAGCTGTAACAGACTTTGCCAACGAAGCGGAAATACTTAGGTTTGCGACCGCCTGA
- a CDS encoding sugar ABC transporter ATP-binding protein: MTDLTPVFSLRGITKTFPGVKALDNVQLDLYPGQVTALIGENGAGKSTLVKTMTGIYQPDEGRILFHEQPVRLASPDDAHQLGITAIHQETVLFDELSVTENIFAGHYLYRDGLFGSRWLRRLDWPAMHEQARAILQRIDAPLDPHAVLKDLSIGQRHMVAIARALSVEAQVVILDEPTAALSHHEIHELYAIVERLRQQGKAILFISHKFDEIFAIADRYTVFRDGCYIADGLISQTDEAELVTLMVGRSVSEAYPKQICALGETVLEVDGLSHPTEFADISFSLRQGEILGFYGLVGAGRSEVMHALFGITRPSAGTIRLRGQTLALRAPADAIAAGIVYVPEERQKQGAVVDMPIVHNISLPQLAALNPSGFLHAGREWQLADDYARRLQVKAASWQQAVGTLSGGNQQKVVIGKWLATSPTVIILDEPTKGIDIGSKAAVHQFMSELVAQGLAVIMVSSELPEVMGMADRIIVMHEGLIVAEYPAGTATAEQIVRAASGADSEEVRHARVA; encoded by the coding sequence ATGACCGACCTGACGCCTGTGTTCTCCCTGCGGGGGATCACCAAGACCTTTCCCGGGGTCAAAGCCCTGGACAATGTGCAGCTCGACCTCTATCCGGGTCAGGTGACCGCCCTGATCGGTGAGAATGGCGCGGGCAAGTCGACCCTGGTCAAGACTATGACCGGCATTTACCAGCCGGATGAGGGCCGCATTCTGTTTCACGAGCAGCCGGTACGGCTGGCTTCACCGGATGATGCGCACCAGCTGGGTATCACCGCCATCCATCAGGAAACCGTGCTGTTTGACGAGCTGAGCGTCACCGAAAATATTTTCGCCGGGCACTACCTGTATCGCGACGGCCTGTTCGGCAGCCGCTGGCTGCGCCGTCTGGACTGGCCCGCCATGCACGAGCAGGCACGGGCCATCCTGCAGCGGATTGATGCGCCGCTTGATCCTCACGCCGTGCTGAAAGACCTCAGCATTGGTCAGCGCCATATGGTTGCCATTGCCCGGGCGCTGTCGGTGGAGGCGCAGGTGGTGATTCTCGATGAGCCAACGGCTGCTCTGTCTCACCATGAAATCCACGAACTCTATGCCATCGTCGAGCGCCTCAGGCAGCAGGGTAAGGCGATCCTGTTCATTTCTCATAAGTTCGACGAAATTTTCGCCATTGCCGACCGCTATACGGTATTTCGTGACGGCTGCTATATCGCTGATGGCCTGATCAGCCAGACCGATGAAGCGGAGCTGGTGACCCTGATGGTCGGCCGCTCGGTCAGTGAGGCCTATCCCAAACAGATCTGTGCGCTGGGCGAGACGGTGCTTGAAGTAGATGGGCTGAGCCATCCGACCGAGTTTGCGGATATTTCCTTCAGCCTGCGTCAGGGTGAAATTCTCGGCTTCTACGGGCTGGTGGGCGCCGGGCGCAGTGAAGTCATGCATGCTCTGTTCGGCATTACCCGGCCCAGTGCCGGCACTATTCGTCTGCGCGGCCAGACGCTGGCGCTCAGGGCGCCGGCGGATGCCATCGCCGCCGGTATCGTCTATGTGCCGGAAGAGCGGCAGAAGCAGGGGGCGGTCGTGGATATGCCTATTGTGCATAACATCAGCCTGCCACAACTGGCGGCGCTCAACCCCTCAGGTTTCCTCCATGCCGGGCGCGAATGGCAGCTGGCCGATGATTATGCCCGGCGCCTGCAGGTGAAGGCTGCCAGCTGGCAGCAGGCCGTGGGCACCCTGTCCGGCGGTAACCAGCAGAAGGTGGTGATTGGGAAGTGGCTGGCTACCAGCCCGACGGTCATCATTCTTGATGAGCCCACCAAGGGCATCGATATTGGCTCCAAGGCGGCCGTGCATCAGTTTATGTCGGAGCTGGTGGCACAGGGGCTGGCGGTGATCATGGTGTCGTCGGAGCTGCCGGAAGTGATGGGCATGGCTGATCGCATCATCGTTATGCATGAAGGGCTGATTGTGGCGGAATACCCCGCCGGGACGGCCACCGCGGAGCAAATCGTGCGGGCGGCCAGCGGTGCCGACAGTGAGGAGGTACGTCATGCTCGGGTCGCCTGA
- a CDS encoding HipA family kinase, translating into MLIEEVIRRVDRCALNPFLCRTEDGRQFYVKGLNTNYTGLINEWICYRLARLLSLPVPEAELLEIPRELYSSHPNFDWRRDLSVYPLFGSQAIPNASPIAHAAVHGVDSALQLKVFIFDYWIQNEDRTLTSHGGNPNLLINTVSNDIFIIDHNLAFDSTYSVEDSRRNHIFSSALREQPVDLIVQDTFKEKLAQVIAHWPTIVNSIPPTWIEGLEGRSEQHINNIEDVLLRFNNDAFWGALA; encoded by the coding sequence ATGCTGATCGAGGAAGTCATACGCAGGGTAGATCGGTGTGCGCTGAACCCTTTCCTTTGCAGAACAGAGGACGGTCGTCAGTTTTACGTTAAAGGTCTTAATACTAACTACACCGGGCTAATCAACGAATGGATCTGTTATCGCCTGGCACGCCTACTCAGTTTACCTGTTCCGGAAGCAGAACTGCTTGAGATCCCGAGAGAGCTCTATAGTAGCCACCCAAACTTCGACTGGCGCCGTGATCTTTCTGTGTACCCACTGTTTGGCAGTCAGGCGATCCCAAATGCATCACCTATCGCCCATGCAGCTGTTCATGGAGTCGATTCGGCGCTGCAACTAAAGGTCTTTATTTTTGACTACTGGATACAGAATGAAGACCGAACATTAACGAGTCATGGCGGCAATCCAAACCTGCTAATCAATACCGTCTCAAACGACATTTTTATCATCGATCATAATCTGGCTTTCGATTCCACCTATTCGGTTGAAGACAGCAGACGAAATCATATTTTTTCGTCTGCACTGCGTGAGCAGCCGGTAGATTTGATAGTGCAAGATACTTTCAAGGAAAAGCTGGCTCAGGTTATTGCACATTGGCCTACCATAGTGAACAGTATTCCTCCGACTTGGATCGAGGGCCTTGAAGGCCGCTCTGAACAACACATAAATAACATTGAAGATGTGCTACTGCGATTTAACAATGATGCTTTTTGGGGGGCGCTAGCATGA
- a CDS encoding glutathione S-transferase N-terminal domain-containing protein — translation MSDLSAFPITRRWPAQHPERLQLYSLPTPNGVKVSIALEELGLAYEPHTINIGANETWTPEFLALNPNGKIPAIIDPDGPGGQPLALFESGAILLYLAEKTGRLMPADPAGRYETLQWVFFQMAAVGPMFGQVGFFHKFAGKDYEDKRPLQRYVSESKRLLGVLETRLQGRSWIMGEEFTIADIALLGWVRNLVGFYGAGELVDYASFTGVQAWLERCLQRPAVQRGLEIPARQS, via the coding sequence ATGTCTGATCTGTCTGCTTTCCCCATTACCCGGCGCTGGCCTGCGCAGCATCCCGAACGCCTGCAGCTGTATTCGCTGCCGACTCCCAATGGCGTCAAGGTCTCCATTGCGCTGGAGGAGCTGGGGCTGGCCTATGAACCGCACACCATCAATATCGGCGCCAATGAAACCTGGACACCGGAGTTTCTGGCCCTTAACCCCAACGGCAAGATTCCCGCCATCATCGACCCCGATGGCCCCGGAGGTCAGCCGCTGGCGCTGTTCGAGTCCGGAGCCATTCTGCTCTATCTGGCGGAGAAAACCGGCAGGCTGATGCCCGCTGATCCGGCTGGCCGCTACGAAACGCTGCAATGGGTGTTTTTCCAGATGGCGGCGGTCGGGCCAATGTTTGGACAGGTCGGCTTCTTCCACAAATTTGCCGGTAAAGACTACGAGGACAAACGCCCGCTGCAGCGTTATGTCAGCGAAAGCAAGCGCCTGCTGGGCGTGCTGGAAACCCGTCTGCAAGGTCGCAGCTGGATCATGGGAGAGGAGTTCACCATTGCCGATATCGCCCTGCTGGGCTGGGTACGTAATCTGGTGGGATTCTATGGTGCAGGCGAGCTGGTGGACTATGCCAGTTTCACCGGCGTACAGGCCTGGCTTGAGCGCTGTCTGCAGCGCCCGGCCGTCCAGCGCGGGCTGGAAATACCGGCCAGACAGTCATAA
- a CDS encoding FGGY family carbohydrate kinase: MNRGIAAQASRPAVIVVLDIGKTNIKLAALTLDGGRCLQTLRRANGVEAGVLGYAQVDVDGIWQWLLEGLAQLAQHYQIARIGTTTHGATVACVNPALAGDGLVLPIADYEQVLEGNDAYTSLRPDFAETLSPALPAGLNLAAQLHWLAQRFPQQFAGCRVLLMYPQYWGWRLSGVLAGERTSLGCHTDLWSPSRNDYSSLPDRLGWRALMPEILPTGAVLGALKPALAAQLGIGEDCLILNGIHDSNASLVPHLQRRQQPFTVISSGTWTVMCGVGGELAHLDRHADMLCNVDAFGGAVPCIRFMGGREWEQLRGQQPGDWQDAMRVMDAEVLALPCFAPQGGPFQQRQGRVLGALEPLSDSERSALAALYCALMTDYCLRLLGQGTALDQGDIIVEGSFASNPLYLQLLASLRPQQRVLQSIDSTGTTLGTALLAGTFTLTDYDQHLLQVPSQPCAELQDYRQQWLRMIRVD; the protein is encoded by the coding sequence ATGAACAGGGGCATCGCGGCGCAGGCCAGCCGGCCGGCGGTGATCGTGGTGCTGGATATCGGCAAGACTAATATCAAGCTTGCCGCACTGACGCTGGACGGCGGGCGCTGTCTGCAGACACTGCGCCGCGCCAATGGCGTTGAGGCCGGAGTGCTCGGCTACGCGCAGGTCGATGTTGACGGTATCTGGCAGTGGCTGCTGGAGGGGCTGGCCCAGCTGGCGCAGCACTATCAGATTGCCCGCATCGGCACAACCACCCACGGTGCCACTGTCGCCTGTGTCAATCCGGCGCTGGCCGGTGACGGGCTGGTATTACCGATTGCTGATTACGAGCAGGTGCTGGAAGGCAACGATGCCTATACGTCATTGCGCCCCGACTTTGCCGAGACCCTGAGCCCGGCGCTGCCCGCCGGCCTGAATCTGGCGGCTCAGCTGCACTGGCTGGCGCAGCGCTTCCCCCAGCAGTTTGCCGGCTGCCGGGTGCTGCTGATGTATCCGCAGTACTGGGGCTGGCGGCTAAGTGGCGTACTGGCCGGAGAGCGTACCTCGCTGGGCTGCCACACCGATTTATGGAGCCCGTCGCGCAACGACTATTCCTCTTTGCCTGACCGGCTGGGCTGGCGTGCACTGATGCCGGAGATCCTGCCCACCGGTGCGGTGCTGGGGGCGCTGAAACCGGCGCTGGCGGCGCAGCTGGGGATTGGCGAAGACTGTCTGATACTGAATGGTATCCACGACAGTAACGCCTCGCTGGTGCCGCATCTGCAGCGCCGGCAGCAGCCTTTTACGGTGATTTCCAGTGGCACCTGGACGGTGATGTGTGGCGTGGGCGGAGAGCTTGCGCATCTGGACCGTCACGCCGATATGCTCTGCAACGTCGATGCCTTCGGCGGCGCGGTGCCCTGCATCCGCTTTATGGGCGGGCGCGAATGGGAGCAGCTGCGAGGTCAGCAGCCCGGCGACTGGCAGGACGCCATGAGAGTGATGGATGCAGAGGTGCTGGCCCTGCCCTGTTTTGCCCCTCAGGGCGGCCCTTTTCAGCAACGTCAGGGGCGTGTTCTCGGTGCCCTGGAGCCGCTGAGTGATAGCGAGCGCAGTGCCCTGGCGGCACTTTATTGTGCGCTGATGACTGATTACTGCCTGCGTCTGCTGGGGCAGGGCACGGCACTGGATCAGGGCGATATCATCGTCGAAGGCAGCTTTGCCAGTAACCCGCTGTATCTGCAGCTGCTGGCCAGCCTGCGTCCGCAGCAGCGGGTGCTGCAAAGTATCGACAGCACCGGCACCACCCTCGGCACCGCGCTGCTGGCAGGTACCTTCACCCTGACTGACTATGACCAGCACCTGCTGCAGGTGCCGAGCCAGCCTTGTGCTGAACTGCAGGACTACAGGCAGCAGTGGCTGCGCATGATCAGAGTGGATTGA
- a CDS encoding ABC transporter permease: MLGSPECRWQPARLLRQREMLLALVIVVMTLAIGAITPDFLAPGNLRGVFNDTSILIILALGQMLVILTRCIDLSVAANLALTGMMVALLNFHYPQLPLALLIALATLAGLLLGAVNGVLVWKLKIPAIVVTLGSMSIYRGIIFLLTDGSWINAHQMSQNFIELPRQSLLGLPLLSWCGLLMMVLVWVFLRFSRRGRALFAAGGNPTAAFYTGIDVGRTQFMSFCLSGALAGFCGYLWISRYAVAYVDIASGFELQVIAACVIGGVSIMGGLGSVAGCVLGALFLGVINNALPVIGVSPFWQMAISGAVIIVAVLINARSEQRQGRIILRRALQPLH, translated from the coding sequence ATGCTCGGGTCGCCTGAATGTCGCTGGCAGCCGGCGCGGCTGCTGCGTCAGCGGGAAATGCTGCTGGCGCTGGTGATTGTGGTGATGACGCTGGCGATTGGTGCCATCACCCCTGACTTCCTCGCTCCGGGCAACCTGCGTGGGGTATTCAATGACACGTCAATCCTGATCATTCTCGCCCTCGGGCAGATGCTGGTGATTCTGACCCGCTGTATCGACCTGTCGGTGGCCGCCAATCTGGCGCTGACCGGCATGATGGTGGCCCTGCTCAACTTCCATTATCCCCAGCTGCCACTGGCGCTGCTGATTGCGCTGGCAACCCTCGCTGGTCTGCTGCTGGGGGCCGTCAATGGTGTCCTGGTGTGGAAGCTGAAGATTCCCGCCATTGTCGTCACCCTCGGCAGTATGAGTATCTACCGCGGCATCATCTTTCTGCTCACCGATGGCAGCTGGATCAATGCACACCAGATGAGTCAGAACTTTATCGAACTGCCACGGCAAAGCCTGCTGGGCCTGCCGCTGCTGAGCTGGTGTGGCCTGCTGATGATGGTGCTGGTGTGGGTGTTCCTGCGCTTCAGCCGTCGTGGTCGGGCGCTGTTTGCCGCCGGTGGCAACCCGACCGCCGCCTTCTATACCGGCATTGATGTTGGCCGCACCCAGTTCATGAGCTTCTGTCTGTCCGGGGCACTGGCTGGCTTCTGCGGTTACCTGTGGATTTCCCGCTATGCGGTGGCCTATGTCGACATCGCCAGTGGTTTCGAGCTGCAGGTGATCGCCGCCTGCGTCATCGGCGGGGTCAGCATCATGGGCGGGCTGGGTTCAGTCGCGGGCTGTGTGCTGGGAGCGCTGTTCCTCGGCGTGATCAACAACGCCCTGCCGGTGATCGGTGTGTCACCGTTCTGGCAGATGGCTATCTCCGGCGCCGTCATCATCGTCGCTGTGCTGATCAATGCCCGTTCCGAACAACGTCAGGGCCGCATCATCCTGCGACGCGCCCTGCAACCGCTGCACTGA